One stretch of Streptomyces hygroscopicus DNA includes these proteins:
- a CDS encoding transcriptional regulator, LysR family — MAHVDLNLLVALDALLEENSVTAAADRLHLSPPAMSRTLARIRRATGDDILVRAGRTMVPTPRALELREETRELVRRATAVLTPVRRLDLARLNRHFTVRGHDALLAALAAPLIARIGATAPNIHLSLLAESSADQPDLNRGQVDLEIGANEPGRPEISSEVVGSDRMALALRREHPLAKGRVDVDKLLRMAFVTVSRRGRLHDAVDDALAERGLRRRVIASLPTSAAALDVVSRSDAVAVVAERVCRPASARLGLVTRRLPLELPPAQVVVTWHHRHDSDPAHAWLRDQVRDVLREATGDTAEGRPATGPGGPRESA; from the coding sequence GTGGCGCATGTGGATCTCAACTTGCTCGTGGCACTCGACGCGCTGCTGGAGGAGAACAGCGTGACCGCCGCGGCGGACCGGCTGCACCTCTCGCCACCGGCCATGAGCCGGACGCTGGCCCGGATCCGCCGCGCGACCGGCGACGACATCCTGGTGCGCGCCGGCCGCACCATGGTCCCGACCCCGCGCGCCCTCGAACTGCGCGAGGAGACCCGCGAGCTGGTCCGGCGGGCCACCGCCGTGCTCACTCCCGTACGCCGACTCGACCTGGCCCGCCTGAACCGGCACTTCACCGTGCGAGGTCATGACGCGCTGCTGGCGGCCCTCGCCGCCCCGCTGATCGCCAGGATCGGCGCCACGGCCCCGAACATCCACCTGAGCCTGCTCGCCGAGTCGTCAGCCGACCAGCCCGACCTCAACCGGGGCCAGGTCGACCTGGAGATCGGCGCGAACGAGCCGGGGCGCCCGGAGATCTCCTCCGAGGTGGTGGGCAGCGACCGGATGGCGCTGGCCCTGCGGCGGGAGCATCCGCTCGCCAAGGGCAGGGTCGATGTCGACAAGCTCCTCCGCATGGCCTTCGTGACCGTCTCGCGCCGGGGCCGTCTGCACGACGCCGTCGACGACGCCCTCGCCGAACGCGGCCTGCGGAGACGGGTGATCGCGTCCCTGCCGACGAGCGCGGCGGCACTGGACGTGGTCTCCCGCTCGGACGCCGTCGCCGTCGTCGCCGAGCGGGTCTGCCGCCCCGCCTCGGCGCGGCTCGGCCTGGTCACCCGGCGGCTCCCGCTGGAGCTGCCGCCGGCCCAGGTGGTCGTCACCTGGCATCACCGGCACGACAGCGATCCCGCCCACGCGTGGCTCCGCGACCAGGTGCGGGACGTGCTCCGCGAGGCGACCGGCGACACCGCGGAGGGCCGCCCCGCGACCGGGCCCGGTGGCCCACGCGAATCCGCGTAG
- a CDS encoding LysR family transcriptional regulator, with product MRPVLDIVALRSLIAVADYGGFHRAAGALALSQSAVSQHIRRLEKALGRPIVERDGRKTRFTTHGSRLLEEARLITGAHDAAVRRLLGEDTADVAPVVIGATEHGADQILPVLTGAVRDTRPGAEVRVRIDRSARLTDAVERGELDLAVYVTEAASAPGTPVGELPLRWYAAPGWNPPAAPAPLPLVAISDPCVIRRRALTALASHHTSATVVAEAGYLAGVLDAARAGLGAALLAIPGSPYPDGLTPRHDLPAVPPVRISALARSGCDPSLAGATIEAVRGLLTYREAGTAV from the coding sequence ATGCGACCGGTACTGGACATCGTGGCGTTGCGCAGCCTCATCGCCGTCGCCGACTACGGAGGCTTCCACCGCGCCGCCGGCGCGCTCGCACTCAGCCAGTCCGCCGTCAGCCAGCACATTCGGCGGCTGGAGAAGGCCCTCGGACGCCCCATCGTCGAACGCGACGGCAGGAAGACCCGGTTCACCACCCACGGCAGCCGACTGCTGGAAGAAGCCCGGCTGATCACCGGCGCACACGACGCCGCCGTCCGCCGACTCCTTGGGGAGGACACGGCCGACGTGGCGCCCGTCGTCATCGGCGCCACCGAGCATGGCGCCGACCAGATCCTGCCCGTCCTCACCGGAGCCGTACGCGACACCCGGCCCGGTGCCGAGGTCCGCGTGCGCATCGACCGCTCGGCACGGCTGACGGACGCCGTCGAGCGCGGCGAACTCGACCTGGCCGTCTACGTCACCGAGGCCGCCTCCGCCCCGGGCACCCCAGTGGGCGAACTCCCCCTGCGCTGGTACGCCGCCCCGGGCTGGAACCCACCCGCCGCCCCCGCCCCGCTGCCCCTGGTCGCCATCAGCGACCCGTGTGTGATCCGCCGCCGCGCCCTGACCGCACTGGCCTCTCACCACACATCCGCCACCGTGGTTGCCGAGGCCGGATACCTCGCCGGAGTACTGGACGCGGCCCGCGCCGGACTCGGCGCCGCCCTGCTGGCCATCCCCGGCAGCCCGTACCCCGACGGTCTCACTCCCCGCCACGACCTCCCGGCCGTCCCCCCGGTGCGCATCAGCGCCCTGGCCCGCAGTGGCTGCGACCCCTCCCTGGCCGGAGCCACCATCGAGGCGGTGCGCGGTCTGCTCACCTATCGCGAGGCGGGCACCGCGGTGTGA
- a CDS encoding lysophospholipase, with protein MPSAQPVHSWDEPEGIAPRGTLVLLPGRGEHGGVYERFGRRIAADGYRVRALGDASAGPEAVIEAATKLLRDETLPGPRVLVGSDTGASHAARLAGLGTPGLDALILAGLPTGARPTATGAADWEDELDRRTACPTHRGRLTADSAFRRGALEDPSALESPALDGISVPVLGLHGAEDTVSPLDEVRRVYRGLPGAELVSLAGTRHDVLNDVTHRTAAATVILFLERLRTDPGLPLIAVTEDRA; from the coding sequence ATGCCCTCTGCTCAGCCTGTCCACTCCTGGGACGAACCAGAAGGAATCGCCCCGCGCGGCACGCTCGTACTCCTCCCCGGACGGGGTGAACACGGTGGGGTGTACGAGCGGTTCGGCCGCCGGATCGCCGCCGACGGCTATCGCGTCCGTGCCCTGGGGGACGCCTCGGCCGGCCCCGAGGCCGTCATCGAGGCGGCCACCAAGCTGCTGCGCGACGAGACGCTTCCGGGCCCCCGCGTCCTGGTCGGCTCCGACACCGGGGCGTCCCACGCGGCTCGCCTCGCCGGGCTCGGCACCCCCGGTCTCGACGCGCTGATCCTCGCCGGGCTGCCGACCGGGGCGCGCCCCACGGCGACCGGGGCCGCGGACTGGGAGGACGAACTGGACCGGCGCACCGCCTGCCCCACCCACCGGGGCAGGCTGACCGCCGACTCCGCGTTCCGGCGCGGCGCCCTGGAGGACCCGTCGGCTCTGGAGTCGCCGGCGCTGGACGGGATCTCCGTTCCCGTGCTCGGGCTGCACGGTGCCGAGGACACCGTCAGCCCCCTCGATGAGGTCCGCCGCGTCTACCGCGGGCTGCCGGGCGCCGAGTTGGTGAGCCTGGCCGGCACCCGGCACGACGTCCTCAACGACGTGACCCATCGCACCGCCGCCGCCACGGTAATCCTCTTCCTGGAGCGGCTGCGGACGGATCCCGGGCTGCCGCTCATCGCCGTCACGGAGGACCGCGCATGA
- a CDS encoding Rhodanese-like protein translates to MTAPVLITPAELYSRLFHADPAPVVLDVRWRLGDPHGHEHYLAGHIPGAVHVDLDAELSAPPTPESGRHPLPDPGALQRAARRWGLGQGRPVVVYDDNGNTAAARAWWLLRWAGVERVSLLDGALAAWRAAGLPVESGEPARPAAGDVVLTAGRLPVLDADAAAEVARTGVLLDARAAERYRGETEPVDPRAGHIPGARSAPTGENLAPDGTFRSVEELARRFAALGADGTTEVGVYCGSGVTAAHTVAALARVGITAALYPGSWSAWSADAARPAAAGALPG, encoded by the coding sequence ATGACCGCGCCCGTCCTCATCACGCCGGCCGAGCTGTACTCCCGGCTGTTCCACGCTGATCCGGCACCCGTCGTCCTGGACGTACGGTGGCGGCTCGGCGATCCGCACGGCCATGAGCACTACCTCGCCGGGCACATCCCCGGGGCGGTCCATGTCGACCTGGACGCCGAACTCTCCGCTCCGCCCACCCCGGAGAGCGGCCGCCATCCGCTGCCGGATCCCGGTGCGCTGCAGCGGGCCGCACGCCGCTGGGGACTTGGCCAAGGCCGACCGGTGGTGGTGTACGACGACAACGGCAACACCGCGGCCGCTCGCGCCTGGTGGCTGCTGCGATGGGCCGGGGTCGAGCGGGTCTCGCTGCTGGACGGGGCGCTGGCCGCGTGGCGCGCGGCCGGACTGCCGGTCGAGTCGGGCGAGCCCGCCCGGCCGGCGGCGGGGGACGTCGTGCTCACCGCCGGGCGGCTGCCCGTGCTGGACGCCGACGCGGCGGCCGAGGTGGCGCGTACCGGCGTACTGCTGGACGCGCGAGCGGCCGAGCGGTATCGGGGCGAGACCGAGCCGGTCGATCCGCGCGCCGGGCACATTCCCGGCGCCCGGTCCGCCCCGACCGGCGAGAACTTGGCGCCGGACGGCACATTCCGCTCCGTCGAGGAGCTCGCGCGCCGCTTCGCCGCGCTGGGTGCCGACGGCACGACGGAGGTCGGTGTCTACTGCGGCTCGGGGGTCACGGCCGCCCACACCGTGGCGGCCCTGGCCCGCGTCGGCATCACTGCCGCGCTCTACCCCGGCTCCTGGTCCGCCTGGTCCGCCGACGCCGCACGCCCCGCGGCCGCGGGTGCGCTGCCGGGCTGA
- a CDS encoding ABC transporter permease: protein MPSPHSPVSGTSPPPHTSAPPPSPGAVKTPPAEPAATPASRPTTPRTRRRSPLRVPRGVRRASGPVGLLLLWFLAAATGVLPESVLASPVDVVRRGADLIGTGELPRAIAASGRRAALGFLIGAAVALALSLTAGLFRLGEDVIDASMGMFRAIPWVGLIPLFIVWFGIDETPKIALVALGVTYPLYFNIYGGIRSADAQLIEAGRMVGLGRIGLIRYVILPSALPGALVGLRYALSTAWLALVFAEQVNADAGIGYLMSNAQQYFQTDVIVLCLAVYAVLGLLCDFAVRLLSRRLLDWRASFDGEGA, encoded by the coding sequence ATGCCCTCCCCGCACTCCCCGGTGTCCGGCACCTCACCGCCGCCGCACACCTCCGCACCACCACCGTCCCCCGGTGCGGTGAAGACGCCGCCCGCCGAACCCGCGGCGACACCGGCATCCCGCCCCACCACCCCGCGCACCCGGCGGCGGTCCCCCCTCCGGGTGCCGCGCGGGGTGCGGCGGGCCTCCGGGCCCGTCGGGCTGCTGCTGCTCTGGTTCCTGGCCGCCGCCACAGGCGTGCTCCCCGAGTCCGTACTGGCTTCTCCCGTCGACGTCGTGCGGCGCGGGGCGGACCTCATCGGCACCGGTGAGCTGCCGCGGGCCATCGCCGCCTCCGGTCGGCGCGCGGCCCTCGGTTTTCTCATCGGCGCGGCCGTGGCGCTCGCCCTGTCGCTCACCGCGGGGCTGTTCCGGCTGGGCGAGGACGTCATCGACGCGTCCATGGGGATGTTCCGGGCGATTCCCTGGGTGGGCCTGATCCCGCTGTTCATCGTCTGGTTCGGCATCGACGAGACACCGAAGATCGCACTGGTGGCGCTCGGCGTCACCTACCCGCTGTACTTCAACATCTACGGCGGCATCCGCTCCGCCGACGCGCAGCTCATCGAGGCCGGGCGGATGGTGGGCCTGGGCCGTATCGGGCTGATCCGGTACGTGATCCTGCCGTCCGCCCTGCCCGGTGCGCTGGTGGGCCTGCGGTACGCGCTGTCCACCGCGTGGCTGGCCCTGGTCTTCGCCGAGCAGGTCAACGCGGACGCCGGAATCGGCTATCTGATGAGCAACGCCCAGCAGTACTTCCAGACCGACGTCATCGTTCTGTGCCTCGCCGTGTACGCGGTGCTGGGGCTGCTGTGCGACTTCGCGGTACGGCTGCTGTCCCGGCGGCTGCTGGACTGGCGGGCCTCGTTCGACGGGGAGGGAGCATGA
- a CDS encoding ABC transporter ATP-binding protein translates to MSAVHDNTGGVAVNGPNSVEVRGLTRAFGDRTVIGGLDLTIRGGEFVALLGQSGCGKSTLLRILAGLDSESEGEVNVPERRSVAFQSPRLMPWLRVWHNVVLGVPGGDRALAERYLAEVGIEEYAGVWPRTLSGGQAQRVSLARALVHEPELLLLDEPFGALDALTRVRAQRLVADLWQRHGCSVLLVTHDVEEALLLADRVLVMDGGRIAYEAEVGLARPRDLGSPDFVALRGELLRRLGVEDASAPSHHHREEVTA, encoded by the coding sequence ATGAGCGCGGTGCACGACAACACCGGCGGTGTCGCGGTGAACGGCCCGAACAGTGTGGAGGTCCGCGGACTCACCCGCGCCTTCGGCGACAGGACGGTGATCGGAGGGCTCGACCTCACCATCCGCGGGGGCGAGTTCGTGGCCCTGCTCGGCCAGAGCGGCTGCGGAAAGTCGACGCTGCTGAGGATCCTCGCCGGGCTGGACAGCGAGAGCGAAGGCGAGGTGAACGTACCGGAGCGGCGCTCGGTGGCCTTCCAGTCGCCGCGGCTGATGCCATGGCTACGGGTGTGGCACAACGTCGTGCTCGGTGTACCGGGCGGGGACCGCGCGCTCGCCGAGCGCTATCTGGCCGAGGTCGGCATCGAGGAGTACGCGGGCGTCTGGCCCCGCACGCTCTCCGGCGGTCAGGCCCAGCGTGTGTCCCTGGCCCGCGCGCTGGTGCACGAGCCCGAACTGCTCCTGCTGGACGAGCCGTTCGGCGCGCTCGACGCGCTCACCCGGGTCCGGGCACAGCGGCTGGTGGCCGATCTGTGGCAGCGGCACGGCTGCTCGGTGCTGCTGGTCACGCATGACGTGGAGGAGGCGCTGCTGCTGGCCGACCGGGTGCTGGTGATGGACGGCGGGCGGATCGCCTACGAGGCGGAGGTGGGCCTCGCCCGCCCGCGTGACCTCGGCTCCCCCGACTTCGTGGCGCTGCGCGGCGAACTCCTGCGGCGGCTGGGCGTCGAGGACGCCTCGGCGCCTTCGCACCACCACCGGGAAGAGGTGACGGCATGA
- a CDS encoding aliphatic sulfonates family ABC transporter,periplasmic ligand-binding protein — MNHWNRMNRMNRPNTGRHRATAAVRTLGAALSLTALLATSACAGDSEAASETDPSKVTLTLGDQAKNLKTLFDASGALKGTPYKVKWAEFEGAAPLFQAVQAGAADTSYAADLPTLQALSGGVRVKAVGALHNDGTHTGIVVRNNSPVKSVKDLKGKKVVVSSAKGSIAEYLLAHALEQAGLSYSDVHVQYLLPTDAQAAFTSGKVEVWATFGVYKTVAEQHGGRLLVNGANGRVSGYGFIGAAEKALQVPAKKKAITDYLRRLDKALAWSRAHPAAYAKAIQHNNGASATVAKALVNQANSELLPVHEPVIRSVQKVGDTMHDIGVLTPKPVLADHVDTSLVKE, encoded by the coding sequence ATGAACCACTGGAACCGCATGAACCGCATGAACCGCCCGAACACCGGACGCCACAGGGCCACGGCCGCGGTGCGCACGCTCGGCGCCGCGCTGTCGCTCACCGCCCTCCTCGCCACCAGCGCCTGCGCGGGCGACAGCGAGGCGGCCTCCGAGACCGATCCGTCGAAAGTGACACTGACCCTCGGCGACCAGGCCAAGAACCTGAAGACGCTCTTCGACGCCTCCGGCGCCCTGAAGGGAACGCCGTACAAGGTGAAATGGGCCGAGTTCGAGGGCGCCGCGCCGCTGTTCCAGGCCGTACAGGCCGGGGCCGCCGACACCTCGTACGCCGCCGATCTGCCCACGCTCCAGGCACTCTCCGGCGGGGTCCGGGTCAAGGCCGTCGGGGCGCTGCACAACGACGGCACCCACACCGGGATCGTGGTCCGGAACAACTCACCGGTGAAGAGCGTCAAGGACCTCAAGGGGAAGAAGGTCGTGGTCTCCTCGGCCAAGGGGTCCATCGCCGAATATCTGCTGGCGCACGCGCTGGAGCAGGCGGGGCTGAGCTACTCGGACGTCCACGTGCAGTATCTGCTGCCCACCGATGCCCAGGCCGCCTTCACCTCCGGCAAGGTCGAGGTCTGGGCCACGTTCGGCGTCTACAAGACGGTGGCCGAGCAGCACGGGGGCCGCCTCCTGGTCAACGGGGCGAACGGGCGGGTGAGCGGCTACGGCTTCATCGGGGCCGCCGAGAAGGCCCTCCAGGTCCCGGCGAAGAAGAAGGCCATCACCGACTATCTGCGCCGTCTCGACAAGGCGCTGGCCTGGTCCCGTGCGCACCCCGCCGCATACGCCAAGGCCATCCAGCACAACAACGGAGCCTCGGCCACGGTTGCCAAGGCCCTGGTCAACCAGGCAAACAGCGAGCTGCTCCCGGTGCATGAGCCGGTGATCCGGTCCGTGCAGAAGGTCGGCGACACCATGCACGACATCGGTGTGCTCACCCCCAAGCCGGTCCTCGCCGACCACGTCGACACCAGCCTCGTCAAGGAGTGA
- a CDS encoding Luciferase-like, subgroup, whose amino-acid sequence MPVEFISAVHPNPATEGDPTAGSGIDVDHARRYARALDDGGFDYTLVTYHSAAPDALQLAQFVAHHTERIKPVLAHRPGVVFPTHAARALATLDQISAGRLVVHIISGGNDEEQRREGDYLSKSERYARSDEYIRILRSVWEADGPISHEGPYYRFEGFRSDVTPYHDTIPISVGGSSQEAYRVGGQQGDIFGLWGEPLKETAEQIASVNAYADAAGRPRPRIWVSFRPIIAPTDELAWEKAHRTLGAVKANHAERAKRRHYPAVGQGTPSNVGSQRLLAVAERGEVHDRCLWTAPAAATNAAGASTALVGSPETVAKALLDYVDIGCELLSIRGYDPLNDAIDYGRHVLPLVRQELAHRAATSAA is encoded by the coding sequence ATGCCCGTCGAGTTCATCAGCGCCGTCCACCCCAACCCCGCCACCGAGGGCGACCCCACCGCGGGGTCCGGAATCGATGTCGACCACGCCCGCCGCTACGCCCGCGCCCTGGACGACGGCGGCTTCGACTACACCCTGGTCACCTACCACTCGGCCGCCCCGGACGCGCTGCAGCTGGCCCAGTTCGTCGCCCATCACACCGAGCGCATCAAACCGGTCCTCGCCCACCGCCCCGGAGTGGTCTTCCCCACCCACGCGGCCCGCGCACTGGCCACGTTGGACCAGATCAGCGCCGGACGGCTGGTGGTGCACATCATCTCCGGCGGCAACGACGAGGAGCAGCGCCGCGAGGGCGACTATCTGAGCAAGAGCGAGCGGTACGCCCGCTCGGACGAGTACATCCGGATCCTGCGCAGCGTGTGGGAGGCCGACGGTCCGATCTCCCATGAGGGCCCGTACTACCGCTTCGAGGGCTTCCGCTCCGATGTCACCCCGTACCACGACACCATCCCCATCTCGGTGGGCGGCTCGTCACAGGAGGCGTACCGGGTGGGCGGGCAGCAGGGCGACATCTTCGGGCTGTGGGGCGAACCGCTGAAGGAGACCGCCGAGCAGATCGCCTCGGTGAACGCGTACGCGGACGCCGCGGGCCGGCCCCGGCCGCGCATCTGGGTGTCCTTCCGGCCGATCATCGCCCCCACCGACGAGCTGGCCTGGGAGAAGGCCCACCGCACCCTGGGCGCGGTCAAGGCCAACCACGCCGAGCGGGCCAAGCGCAGGCACTACCCGGCGGTCGGCCAGGGCACCCCGTCCAATGTCGGATCGCAGCGGCTGCTGGCCGTCGCCGAGCGCGGCGAGGTGCACGACCGCTGCCTGTGGACCGCGCCCGCCGCGGCGACCAACGCCGCCGGTGCCTCCACGGCGCTGGTCGGCTCCCCGGAGACGGTCGCCAAGGCACTGCTCGACTACGTCGACATCGGCTGCGAGCTGCTGTCCATCC